One window of Hymenobacter sp. BRD128 genomic DNA carries:
- a CDS encoding ABC transporter permease, with product MNFSWLITMAWRDSRRSRLRLALFMSSIVLGIAALVGINSFGDNLARSINAQARELVGADLVLSSSQPFDSTLRPALQRLGRTRTEEVSFASLVSFPRTQGVRLAQVRALGAGFPYYGEWETQPAPASAQFRAGQASGALVDDVLLDQFDARVGDSVKVGSLTVPIVGRVLKTPGQSGFSAAVAPKVFIPISLLNKTGLVQRGSRVQYRTYYQFAPTADVAAAIKPLQTRFDQTGIDTDTVASRQQATGRSFRDLTRFLSLVAFVALLLGSVGVASAVSLYVKEKLASVAVLRCLGASGRQALLIYLIQTSGLGLLGAAIGAGLGAVVQLLLPKVLGNFLPVDVAVAVSPASVGLGLLTGLAMAVLFALLPLLSIRRVSPLRVLRASLEEDTATPDPLRGLVLAGIGAFVLGFSYYQTRDWKLALGFAAGLLLALGALAALGLGLRWALRRFFPTGWSYVGRQGLANLFRPQNQTVTLILSLGLGTFLLATLYLVQAVLLGRVQLSSAGNQPNLVLFDIQTEQEKGVEQLLNAQKLPIIQRVPIVTMRLAAINGKTVTQLKKDTANGIPPWALTREYRVTYRDTLSKTEKLTAGTPPQPAKAGGLPRVSVDANYFERVKLKLGDTLSFNVQGAPIDVVVGGTREVDWGRVQTNFLVVFPTGVLEAAPQFHVILTRTPSNAVLAAAQRALVRDFPNVSAIDLGLILQTVDEILTKISFVIRFMAGFSILTGLLVLASSVLISRYQRTRESVLLRTLGASRSQILRITLLEYALLGSLAAFAGVLLASVAAWALAVWVFETPFALSALWPLPVLVALVAGLTALIGGLNSRSVLGQPPLAVLRAEG from the coding sequence ATGAATTTCAGTTGGTTAATCACAATGGCGTGGCGCGACTCGCGCCGCAGTCGCTTGCGGCTGGCGCTGTTTATGTCGAGCATTGTGCTGGGCATTGCGGCGCTGGTGGGCATTAATTCGTTTGGCGACAACCTAGCGCGCAGTATCAACGCCCAGGCCCGCGAGCTGGTGGGCGCCGACCTGGTGCTTTCGTCGAGCCAGCCGTTCGACTCGACGTTGCGGCCGGCCTTGCAGCGGCTGGGGCGCACGCGTACCGAGGAGGTGTCGTTTGCCTCGCTGGTGTCGTTTCCGCGCACGCAAGGCGTGCGGCTGGCGCAGGTGCGGGCGCTGGGCGCGGGCTTTCCCTATTATGGCGAGTGGGAGACGCAGCCGGCGCCGGCTAGCGCGCAGTTTCGGGCCGGGCAGGCTAGCGGCGCGCTCGTGGACGACGTGCTGCTCGACCAGTTCGACGCCCGCGTGGGCGACTCGGTGAAGGTGGGCAGCCTCACGGTACCCATTGTGGGGCGCGTGCTCAAGACGCCGGGCCAGAGCGGCTTCAGCGCCGCCGTGGCGCCCAAGGTGTTCATTCCCATTAGTTTGCTGAATAAAACCGGCCTCGTGCAGCGCGGCAGCCGGGTGCAGTACCGCACTTACTACCAGTTTGCGCCCACCGCCGATGTGGCCGCCGCCATCAAGCCCCTGCAAACGCGCTTCGACCAGACCGGCATCGACACCGATACCGTGGCGAGCCGCCAGCAGGCCACCGGCCGCTCGTTTCGCGACCTTACGCGCTTTCTGAGCCTCGTGGCCTTCGTGGCCTTGCTACTAGGCAGCGTGGGCGTGGCCAGCGCCGTGAGTTTGTACGTGAAAGAAAAGCTGGCTAGCGTGGCCGTGCTGCGCTGCCTGGGGGCTAGCGGGCGGCAGGCGCTGCTCATTTACCTTATTCAAACGTCGGGGCTGGGCCTGCTGGGCGCGGCTATCGGGGCCGGGCTGGGCGCGGTGGTGCAACTGCTGCTGCCTAAGGTGCTCGGCAATTTTCTGCCCGTTGATGTGGCGGTGGCCGTGTCGCCGGCTTCGGTGGGCCTGGGGCTGCTGACGGGGCTAGCGATGGCCGTGCTCTTTGCGCTGCTGCCGCTGCTGAGTATCCGGCGGGTGTCGCCGTTGCGGGTGCTGCGCGCCTCGCTGGAGGAAGATACCGCCACGCCCGACCCGCTGCGCGGGCTGGTGCTAGCGGGCATCGGGGCCTTTGTGCTGGGCTTTTCGTATTACCAAACCCGCGATTGGAAGCTGGCGCTGGGCTTTGCGGCCGGGCTGCTGCTGGCCCTGGGCGCGCTGGCGGCGCTGGGCCTGGGGCTGCGCTGGGCCTTGCGGCGCTTCTTCCCTACTGGCTGGAGCTACGTGGGCCGGCAGGGGCTAGCCAATCTATTCCGGCCCCAAAATCAAACCGTTACGCTCATTCTTTCGCTGGGGCTGGGCACGTTTTTGCTGGCGACGCTTTATTTGGTGCAGGCCGTGCTGCTGGGCCGGGTGCAGCTGTCAAGCGCCGGTAATCAGCCTAATCTGGTGCTGTTTGATATTCAAACCGAGCAGGAGAAAGGCGTCGAGCAACTGCTCAACGCCCAAAAGCTGCCCATTATCCAGCGCGTGCCCATCGTGACGATGCGCCTGGCGGCCATCAATGGCAAAACCGTGACGCAGCTCAAAAAGGACACCGCCAACGGGATTCCACCCTGGGCGCTGACGCGTGAGTACCGCGTGACCTACCGCGACACGCTCAGCAAAACTGAGAAGCTCACGGCTGGCACGCCACCCCAGCCGGCCAAGGCCGGCGGTCTGCCCCGCGTGTCGGTTGATGCCAATTACTTCGAGCGCGTCAAGCTCAAGCTCGGCGACACGCTAAGTTTCAACGTGCAGGGCGCGCCCATCGATGTAGTAGTGGGCGGCACCCGCGAGGTCGATTGGGGCCGGGTGCAAACGAATTTTCTGGTCGTTTTTCCCACCGGCGTGCTCGAAGCTGCGCCGCAGTTCCACGTCATCCTCACCCGCACGCCTAGCAACGCGGTGCTGGCCGCCGCGCAGCGCGCCTTGGTGCGCGACTTCCCCAACGTGTCGGCCATCGACCTGGGGCTGATTCTGCAAACGGTGGACGAGATTTTGACCAAAATCTCCTTTGTCATTCGCTTCATGGCGGGCTTCAGCATCCTCACCGGGCTGCTGGTGCTGGCTAGCTCGGTGCTCATCAGCCGCTACCAGCGCACCCGCGAGAGCGTGCTGCTGCGCACTTTGGGGGCTAGCCGGAGCCAGATTCTGCGCATTACGCTGCTGGAGTATGCCCTGCTGGGCTCGCTGGCGGCCTTTGCGGGCGTGCTGCTAGCTAGCGTAGCCGCCTGGGCGCTGGCCGTGTGGGTGTTCGAAACGCCGTTTGCGCTCAGTGCCTTATGGCCGCTGCCGGTGTTGGTGGCGCTGGTGGCCGGCCTCACGGCGCTCATCGGCGGGCTCAATAGCCGCTCGGTGCTAGGCCAGCCGCCGCTGGCGGTATTGCGCGCCGAGGGGTGA